Proteins from a single region of Nymphaea colorata isolate Beijing-Zhang1983 unplaced genomic scaffold, ASM883128v2 scaffold0107, whole genome shotgun sequence:
- the LOC116268094 gene encoding uncharacterized protein LOC116268094: MQTINAATVMDGTIVTEISDGGATNTYNSMAGLLTACGTSDITLFNTVNAGPPLHFNTLQISGYTADEHIILLRSPAGGGSFVTSSKYFVASGSALTIKLIYSQSGGSCGSIVIGSIAVVGYICDSSCSSCSMATSCSCATDKYLTSGNVCSACGTGCATCTASGCLTCKTSPTSYYLLGTTCEQSCGAAKYTGVNSNGEPVCLSCLGICATCTGPSTCSSCNSGRLFYGGTGCGANCPFGQYAADANNCDVCDSNCATCSDASTCTSCGLLNGVQSYLHSDNACHTSCPGATYAKVSNGAYLCVPCPSGCALCSLNVATVQCSKCQAVSSTSFYYSNNDCIQTCPDGTYGGNDGSGDPTCLPCDSPCATCSGSGSSACLTCSTDRLIYGTNTCGSCASGTYADSATTCAPCDTNCATCQTTAANCLSCGLLSSQQSYLHSDKVCYVNCPGNTYGKDNSGSYVCATCPTGCSTCSLVSGTVQCSLCTSVASLQYYLKNNACTSSCGNGFYGGPDPTTSEPTCLSCVAPCANCNSDTVCTSCSTGYYLSGTCHVSCPFGYYANTGTTCAQCDSNCASCDNQANECLSCGLLNSLQSYLYTDNTCYNTCPGGSYATSTGGVYLCTACPNGCATCSLVSGTVQCTVCAAVSSLNFYLSGTSCVQNCPSGKYAGTNGNGDPACLSCLGICATCAAPSTCSSCNSGRLFYGGTGCGANCPFGQYAADANNCDVCDSNCATCSDASTCTSCGLLNGVQSYLHSDNACHTSCPGATYAKVSNGAYLCVPCPSGCALCSLNVATVQCSKCQAVSSTSFYYSNNDCIQTCPDGTYGGNDGSGDPTCLPCDSPCATCSGSGSSACLTCSTDRLIYGTNTCGSCASGTYADSATTCAPCDTNCATCQTTAANCLSCGLLSSQQSYLHSDKVCYVNCPGNTYGKDNSGSYVCATCPTGCSTCSLVSGTVQCSLCTSVASLQYYLKNNACTSSCGNGFYGGPDPTTSEPTCLSCVTPCANCNSDTVCTSCSTGYYLSGTCHVSCPFGYYANTGTTCAQCDSNCASCVSQSTKCLSCGLLNNLQSYLYTDNTCYNTCPGGSYATSTSGVHLCTACPTGCTTCSLVSGTVQCTVCAAVSSLNFYLSGTSCVQNCPSGKYAGTNGNGDPACLSCDSPCATCTGAGASACLSCSTGRLIYNTNTCGSCASGTFANSGTTCAPCDANCGTCQTSATNCLTCGLISSQQSYLYSDNKCYTTCPAGSYKDDSSGSYLCTACPAGCAQCSLASGSVACSLCSSVSGVQFYLSGTSCVSSCGSGKYGGINSSLQPVCLSCVSPCNDCLSATACTSCSTGVLVFGTNTCTSQCVFGQYADTTTTCANCNSNCASCSSSATSCTSCISISGSKAYLHTDNTCYVNCPTGTYSSVVNGANLCVACPTGCDTCSYTLGSVTCSKCKTVSSTNFYLSGTSCVQKCPGGTYGGTDANGDPACVGCHSDCATCNGAGASACLTCSSARLIYGTNTCGSCASGTYADSATTCAQCNTNCATCDTSATNCLTCGLISSQQSYLYSDNKCYTTCPAGSYKDSSSGSYLCTACPAGCAQCSLVTGNVECTLCTSVAGVQFYLESKSCSSSCSSGKYGGIDSSFKPVCSSCQSPCATCLTATVCLTCSTGVLVYGTTFCSSQCPFGQYIDTSTTCAPCNANCASCKTSATTCTTCGLISGSQAYLYSDNVCYTTCPNGSYKSNVNGLYVCGPCPTGCALCSLNAATVECTECKTVSSTNFYLSDKSCVEKCPAARISSSMAQPLADHVPQEPMLTQHLLARLVAQTVIPAIRQLHTVSHAVLSTLSKATYTLITNAIPHVQQAATKTARVAHTSAALAPPVAPVVRSSTAMPSALSAKRYQEFSITSRGLSARATAEMDFMEALMPPVGNPPASPALLPATIA; the protein is encoded by the exons ATGCAAACCATAAATGCAGCAACTGTTATGGATGGAACCATAGTTACGGAAATTTCTGATGGTGGAGCAACGAATACGTACAATAGTATGGCTGGCCTCCTTACTGCTTGCGGCACTAGCGATATCACTCTATTCAACACTGTGAATGCAGGCCCACCGCTTCATTTCAATACCCTCCAG ATATCAGGATATACTGCAGACGAACATATCATTTTGCTGAGGTCACCAGCAGGAGGAGGGAGCTTCGTGACCAGCTCCAAGTACTTCGTCGCTAGCGGAAGCGCACTCACTATCAAATTGATATACTCGCAATCTGGAGGATCATGCGGGTCTATTGTTATTGGAAGTATTGCTGTGGTTGGGTATATCTGTGATTCAAGCTGCAGCTCATGCTCCATGGCCACTTCATGTTCCTGCGCGACTGATAAGTATTTGACGAGTGGAAATGTATGCAGCGCTTGTGGGACAGGTTGCGCTACATGCACAGCATCAGGTTGCTTGACATGCAAGACTTCTCCCACTAGCTATTACCTCCTTGGTACCACCTGTGAGCAAAGCTGTGGAGCAGCCAAGTATACTGGCGTCAATAGTAATGGAGAGCCAGTCTGTCTCAGCTGTTTGGGTATCTGTGCTACCTGTACTGGTCCTTCCACTTGCTCCTCTTGCAACAGTGGCCGTCTTTTCTACGGAGGGACTGGCTGTGGCGCAAACTGTCCCTTCGGACAGTACGCTGCAGATGCCAACAACTGCGACGTCTGCGATTCCAACTGCGCCACCTGTTCGGACGCCTCCACCTGCACTTCCTGCGGGCTGCTCAACGGCGTCCAATCCTACCTGCACTCTGACAACGCCTGCCACACTTCGTGTCCAGGTGCCACATACGCCAAAGTGTCAAACGGAGCCTACCTCTGCGTGCCTTGTCCTTCTGGCTGCGCCCTTTGCTCCCTCAACGTGGCCACCGTGCAGTGCTCCAAGTGCCAGGCAGTCTCTTCCACTAGTTTCTACTACTCCAACAATGACTGCATTCAGACTTGCCCTGACGGTACCTACGGGGGGAACGACGGCAGTGGAGACCCCACTTGTCTTCCTTGCGATTCGCCCTGCGCCACCTGCTCAGGATCAGGAAGTTCCGCCTGCCTGACGTGCAGTACAGATCGGCTTATCTATGGAACCAACACTTGCGGCAGCTGTGCTTCTGGCACATATGCTGATTCCGCGACCACCTGCGCACCCTGTGATACCAATTGCGCCACTTGCCAAACAACTGCCGCCAACTGCCTCAGCTGCGGCCTTCTCTCTTCTCAGCAAAGCTACCTCCACTCGGATAAGGTGTGCTACGTCAACTGTCCAGGCAACACCTACGGTAAGGACAACTCTGGCTCGTATGTATGCGCAACGTGTCCTACCGGTTGCTCCACTTGCTCCCTCGTGTCAGGCACCGTGCAGTGCAGCCTTTGCACTTCTGTTGCCTCTCTCCAGTACTATCTCAAGAACAACGCCTGCACCAGCAGCTGCGGGAACGGGTTTTACGGAGGACCGGACCCCACCACTTCCGAACCCACGTGCCTTTCCTGTGTGGCGCCCTGTGCCAACTGCAACTCCGACACCGTCTGCACCTCCTGCAGCACCGGCTACTATCTCTCAGGGACCTGCCATGTGTCATGTCCTTTCGGATACTATGCTAATACCGGCACCACATGCGCCCAATGCGATAGCAACTGCGCCTCATGTGACAATCAAGCGAACGAATGCCTTTCCTGCGGCCTCCTTAACAGCCTCCAGTCATACTTATACACTGATAACACTTGCTACAACACCTGTCCCGGTGGTAGCTATGCCACCAGCACCGGTGGAGTCTATCTTTGCACCGCATGTCCTAACGGATGCGCCACCTGTTCCCTTGTCTCAGGAACAGTCCAGTGCACAGTCTGCGCAGCAGTCTCCTCCCTTAACTTTTATCTCTCGGGCACATCCTGTGTGCAAAACTGTCCTTCAGGAAAATACGCAGGAACAAATGGAAACGGAGATCCAGCCTGTCTCAGCTGTTTGGGTATCTGTGCCACCTGTGCAGCACCTTCCACTTGCTCCTCCTGCAACAGTGGCCGTCTTTTCTACGGAGGGACTGGCTGTGGCGCAAACTGTCCCTTCGGACAGTACGCTGCAGATGCCAACAACTGCGACGTCTGCGATTCCAACTGCGCCACCTGTTCGGACGCCTCCACCTGCACTTCCTGCGGGCTGCTCAACGGCGTCCAATCCTACCTGCACTCTGACAACGCCTGCCACACTTCGTGTCCAGGTGCCACATACGCCAAAGTGTCAAACGGAGCCTACCTCTGCGTGCCTTGTCCTTCTGGCTGCGCCCTTTGCTCCCTCAACGTGGCCACCGTGCAGTGCTCCAAGTGCCAGGCAGTCTCTTCCACTAGTTTCTACTACTCCAACAATGACTGCATTCAGACTTGCCCTGACGGTACCTACGGGGGGAACGACGGCAGTGGAGACCCCACTTGTCTTCCTTGCGATTCGCCCTGCGCCACCTGCTCAGGATCAGGAAGTTCCGCCTGCCTGACGTGCAGTACAGATCGGCTTATCTATGGAACCAACACTTGCGGCAGCTGTGCTTCTGGCACATATGCTGATTCCGCGACCACCTGCGCACCCTGTGATACCAATTGCGCCACTTGCCAAACAACTGCCGCCAACTGCCTCAGCTGCGGCCTTCTCTCTTCTCAGCAAAGCTACCTCCACTCGGATAAGGTGTGCTACGTCAACTGTCCAGGCAACACCTACGGTAAGGACAACTCTGGCTCGTATGTATGCGCAACGTGTCCTACCGGCTGCTCCACTTGCTCCCTCGTGTCAGGCACCGTGCAGTGCAGCCTTTGCACTTCTGTTGCCTCTCTCCAGTACTATCTTAAGAACAACGCCTGCACCAGCAGCTGCGGGAACGGGTTTTACGGAGGACCGGACCCCACCACTTCCGAACCCACGTGCCTTTCCTGTGTGACGCCCTGTGCCAACTGCAACTCCGACACCGTCTGCACCTCTTGCAGCACCGGCTACTATCTCTCAGGGACCTGCCATGTGTCATGTCCTTTCGGATACTATGCTAATACCGGCACCACATGCGCCCAATGCGATAGCAACTGCGCCTCATGCGTGAGCCAATCAACTAAATGCCTTTCCTGCGGCCTCCTCAACAACCTCCAGTCATACTTATACACTGATAACACCTGCTACAACACCTGTCCCGGTGGTAGCTATGCCACCAGCACCAGTGGAGTTCATCTTTGCACCGCATGTCCTACCGGATGCACCACCTGTTCCCTCGTCTCAGGAACAGTCCAGTGCACAGTCTGCGCAGCAGTCTCCTCCCTTAACTTTTATCTCTCAGGCACATCCTGTGTGCAAAACTGTCCTTCAGGAAAATACGCAGGAACAAATGGAAACGGAGATCCAGCCTGTCTCAGCTGCGATTCCCCCTGTGCGACCTGTACAGGAGCTGGAGCTTCTGCTTGTCTGAGCTGCAGCACAGGTAGGCTCATCTATAACACAAATACATGCGGCTCCTGTGCGTCTGGGACTTTCGCAAATTCAGGAACAACCTGCGCTCCATGTGATGCAAATTGTGGTACTTGTCAAACTTCAGCGACTAACTGCCTGACATGCGGACTCATTTCCTCACAGCAGAGTTACTTGTACTCTGATAACAAATGCTACACTACTTGTCCAGCTGGCAGCTACAAGGACGACTCCAGTGGTTCATATCTTTGCACTGCGTGTCCAGCCGGTTGTGCCCAGTGCTCTCTTGCTTCAGGAAGTGTCGCATGCAGTTTATGCTCATCTGTTTCTGGCGTGCAATTCTATCTTTCTGGCACCTCCTGCGTTAGTAGCTGTGGAAGCGGGAAATACGGAGGAATAAATAGCAGTCTCCAGCCGGTCTGCTTGAGTTGTGTTTCTCCCTGTAATGACTGCCTCAGCGCAACTGCTTGCACTTCCTGTAGCACTGGAGTTCTAGTATTTGGAACTAATACTTGCACAAGCCAATGTGTATTCGGACAGTATGCCGATACCACCACAACATGTGCAAACTGTAACTCTAACTGTGCTTCATGTTCTTCCTCGGCAACTTCCTGCACATCCTGCATCAGCATATCTGGCTCCAAGGCCTATTTGCATACTGATAATACCTGCTATGTGAATTGTCCCACTGGAACCTACTCCTCTGTGGTAAATGGCGCCAATCTCTGCGTGGCCTGCCCCACTGGATGCGATACCTGCTCCTACACTCTCGGCTCAGTTACTTGCTCTAAGTGCAAAACTGTCTCCAGCACCAACTTCTATCTATCTGGGACATCCTGCGTGCAGAAATGCCCAGGAGGAACCTATGGAGGGACAGACGCAAACGGAGATCCTGCTTGTGTCGGATGCCATTCAGACTGTGCCACTTGCAATGGTGCTGGAGCTTCGGCTTGCCTCACCTGCAGCTCAGCAAGGCTCATCTATGGCACCAATACTTGTGGTTCCTGCGCCTCTGGAACCTATGCAGATTCGGCAACGACTTGCGCCCAATGCAATACTAACTGTGCAACCTGTGATACATCAGCGACTAACTGCCTGACATGCGGACTCATTTCCTCACAGCAGAGTTACTTGTACTCTGATAACAAATGCTACACTACTTGTCCAGCTGGCAGCTACAAGGACAGCTCTAGTGGTTCATACCTTTGCACTGCGTGTCCAGCCGGTTGTGCCCAGTGCTCTCTTGTTACAGGGAATGTTGAGTGTACTTTGTGCACTTCAGTTGCTGGGGTGCAATTCTATCTCGAGAGTAAAAGTTGTTCAAGCAGTTGCAGCAGTGGAAAATACGGAGGAATTGATTCCAGTTTCAAGCCAGTGTGTTCTTCATGCCAATCTCCTTGCGCCACCTGCCTAACTGCTACGGTTTGCCTCACTTGCAGCACTGGAGTCTTGGTATACGGGACTACTTTCTGCTCGAGCCAATGCCCTTTTGGCCAGTATATCGATACATCGACTACGTGTGCCCCGTGTAATGCAAATTGCGCCTCTTGTAAAACCTCAGCAACAACTTGCACCACCTGCGGCCTGATTTCAGGATCCCAGGCCTATCTTTATTCGGATAATGTCTGCTATACCACCTGCCCAAACGGAAGTTACAAATCCAACGTTAATGGACTCTACGTGTGCGGTCCCTGCCCCACTGGATGTGCGCTTTGCTCCCTCAACGCCGCCACAGTCGAGTGCACTGAGTGCAAGACTGTCTCAAGCACCAACTTCTACCTCTCAGATAAATCATGTGTGGAAAAATGCCCAGCTG CACGGATAAGCTCATCTATGGCACAACCACTTGCGGATCATGTGCCTCAGGAACCTATGCTAACACAACATCTACTTGCGCGCCTTGTAGCTCAAACTGTGATACCTGCGATACGTCAGCTACACACTGTCTCACATGCGGTCTTATCAACTCTCAGCAAAGCTACCTATACTCTGATTACAAATGCTATACCTCATGTCCAGCAGGCAGCTACTAAGACAGCTCGAGTGGCTCATACGTCTGCAGCTCTTGCTCCACCGGTTGCGCCCGTTGTTCGATCGTCGACGGCAATGCCTAGTGCTCTCTCTGCCAAAAGGTATCAGGAGTTCAGTATTACCTCCAGGGGACTATCTGCACGAGCAACTGCGGAAATGGATTTTATGGAGGCCCTGATGCCACCAGTGGGGAACCCACCTGCATCGCCTGCACTGCTCCCTGCGACAATTGCCTAA